Proteins from a genomic interval of Paenibacillus sp. RC334:
- a CDS encoding metalloregulator ArsR/SmtB family transcription factor yields MGKQAIELLRACIPTFQTLSEPHRQDILLLLSENGKMTVNDITQHLVLSRPAVSHHLKLLKNAGVVQLEQRGTEHHYFLALEDSIQLLKNLVTTLERDCL; encoded by the coding sequence ATGGGAAAACAAGCAATCGAGCTGCTTCGAGCGTGCATTCCTACTTTTCAGACTTTAAGCGAACCGCACCGTCAGGATATTCTGCTGTTACTTTCAGAGAATGGCAAAATGACCGTCAACGATATTACGCAGCATTTGGTTTTGTCACGACCTGCCGTTTCCCACCATTTGAAGCTTCTGAAGAATGCGGGAGTCGTCCAACTGGAACAACGAGGCACGGAGCATCATTATTTTTTAGCCTTGGAGGATTCGATACAGTTATTGAAAAACCTAGTTACAACGCTGGAGCGGGACTGCCTTTAA
- a CDS encoding AbrB/MazE/SpoVT family DNA-binding domain-containing protein: MKSTGMTRPLDSLGRIVIPKEMRISMDYKMGDPVEIFADEETGILALRKYTGVTCKMCGSAEQLTYFRDSFICGECIRDLKNGTNFSPITRPSKSTFSNRERPLKQSKRLRRSTQQMIESLKELMQKQPNAAQHEYAKILEVSQARISQLKKML; the protein is encoded by the coding sequence TTGAAAAGTACAGGTATGACACGTCCCTTAGATTCGTTAGGTCGTATCGTCATTCCCAAAGAGATGCGAATTTCAATGGATTACAAGATGGGTGATCCTGTTGAGATTTTTGCTGATGAGGAAACGGGTATTCTCGCCTTACGAAAATATACCGGGGTGACATGTAAAATGTGTGGTTCGGCGGAGCAATTGACTTATTTTAGAGACAGCTTTATTTGTGGGGAATGTATTCGTGATTTGAAAAATGGTACGAATTTCAGCCCTATCACCAGGCCGTCCAAATCGACTTTCTCTAACAGGGAAAGGCCATTGAAGCAATCCAAACGTCTGCGTCGATCAACGCAACAGATGATCGAAAGCCTAAAAGAATTGATGCAAAAGCAACCCAATGCAGCACAGCACGAATATGCAAAGATACTTGAGGTTTCCCAAGCCCGTATATCCCAGCTTAAAAAAATGCTATAA
- a CDS encoding MerR family transcriptional regulator produces MYSIKEVQIKSGLPASTLRYYEKEGILPDVGRDEGGRRVYTDKQIDWIRFVMAMKDTGMTIEEIKAYLELNAKGEATVHERRDLLVAHKKKVEEHMAQTQHNLEKIIQKIAYYDQVVMGKSFS; encoded by the coding sequence ATGTACTCCATCAAAGAAGTTCAAATCAAGAGTGGATTGCCTGCATCAACACTTCGTTATTATGAAAAAGAGGGTATATTACCTGATGTCGGTCGGGATGAAGGCGGGAGAAGAGTATATACGGATAAACAAATCGACTGGATCAGGTTTGTCATGGCTATGAAAGATACCGGGATGACGATTGAAGAGATTAAGGCATACCTTGAGCTTAATGCAAAAGGCGAAGCCACCGTGCATGAAAGAAGAGATCTTCTCGTAGCTCATAAGAAAAAGGTAGAAGAACATATGGCCCAAACACAACACAATTTGGAGAAAATCATTCAGAAGATTGCCTACTATGATCAAGTTGTTATGGGAAAAAGCTTCTCTTAA